One stretch of Carcharodon carcharias isolate sCarCar2 chromosome 20, sCarCar2.pri, whole genome shotgun sequence DNA includes these proteins:
- the LOC121292816 gene encoding exocyst complex component 3-like protein 2 — translation MNRAACKTLVERAHCKIVQEYITVLINSSLRCASNNWYQISDKIIQDSNQLQQFFAEQQSSAAWLDKAIQDVAEIIKINDIDALKIEVAAFVTSYPDVRKEHISAILDVKGKISKTDRRSILKQVDYMMELNDNLLSCNKLFQGINVSKIQWRKNGCCILCCIV, via the exons ATGAATAGAGCAGCCTGTAAG aCTTTGGTAGAGAGGGCACACTGTAAAATTGTTCAGGAATACATAACAGTCCTTATTAACAGTTCTCTGAGATGTGCATCAAATAACTGGTATCAAATATCTGATAAAATTATTCAGGACTCTAATCAGCTGCAACAATTTTTTGCAGAGCAG CAATCTAGTGCCGCTTGGCTAGACAAAGCCATTCAAGATGTGGCAGAAATAATAAAAATCAATGATATCGATGCATTAAAGATAGAGGTTGCTGCATTTGTTACAAGCTACCCCGATGTAAG GAAGGAACACATCAGCGCTATTCTGGACGTCAAAGGGAAGATTTCCAAAACAGATAGGCGGAGCATCCTCAAACAAGTGGATTATATGATGGAACTCAATGATAACCTTTTATCATGCAACAAATTATTTCAAGGGATAAATGTCTCTAAAATCCAATGGAGGAAGAATGGTTGTTGTATATTGTGCTGCATAGTATAA